The DNA region CCCATCCTCCCCCCTCAAATCCATAGCCATAGCGGGCCGAAGCCCACAAAAACTAACCCAGGCCCTTCAGTGGGCCTCCAGGCCCAACCCTCCCCCCTCCCTCCCCATCCTCACCGCGGACACCGCCGACCCCTCCTCCCTCCGTTCCCTCTGCGCCCGCACGGGCCTCCTCCTCAACTGCGTGGGCCCCTTCCGCCTCCACGGCGAGCCCGTCGTGGCCGCCTGCGCCGCAGCGGGCTGCGACTACCTCGACATCTCCGGCGAGCCCGAGTTCATGGAGCGCGTGGAGGCCGCGCACCACGAGCGGGCCGTGGAGACAGGAGCGCTTGTAGTATCGGCTTGTGGATTCGACTCCGTGCCCGCGGAGCTCGGCGTGATGTTCAACTCCAGGCAGTGGATGGGGCCCGCCGCGCCGAATCGCGTGGAGGCTTACGTGGCGCTTGAGTCTGAGAAGAGGATTGTGGGGAACTTTGCTACTTACGAATCTGCGGTTCTCGGTGTTGCCAATGCGCACCAGTTGCAGCAACTCAGAAGGTCACGCCCAAGAAAACCTAGGCCTCaggttacatttttttttttaaaaaaagaaaaatgtttagtGCCTATACTATAGTTGaatcttatttttactttttagtctctaaattcttttatctttggttgaatcttgtttttacattttagtcttttaaacttttgaaatcatGAAATTTAGTTAgctgaattttataaaaaaaaaataaaaaaaaattgttcttagTTACTCCTCGCAATCTGAACTCTGAAGTTAAAAAATCAGATGCAGAAATTAGGAAGTAAGCCAATAgattaaaattgtgttttttattatgttattgtaAAATTATGTCTGAAGCAATTGCTTTTGCATTCTTTTTTCTATACATATTTGTTGGATTTATGTTGAAATAGGCGTAGTaacattttcaactgcaaaTCAAACATGCATTAAATTGTATGATATAAAAGTTtggaaacaaaaatagaattcaacaaaaatataaaaactaaaaacatattttatctctttttacaattatttacttttttttcttggaagATTTTAAGATTGAGAAAACCAAGGtatcaaaacaaaataagaactaagaataacaattttatGAACTTAAGATACCTAAGGAgaacttttgtttaattttaatgtttggTTACTTTTTTAAGACTTAAAGGCTTGAACTTGTTTATTTCCTTGACTTTTGTTGGTATACTTGTTTATTTTGCTCAAGACATATAACTTTTTATTGTTAACTATGAATGTTTCATGgattttggttaattttttaaaatttgtagcatttatatgtatatagtattaattatttaatatgtataaaaaaattcacaatagcTGTCATCTTGCTATGGCCTATCTTGCTATAGGGTAGGGTTTTGGGGTTGGCTGCTATGCACTGCTATCTGAGATTGATAACTATGGAAATAACAATTATAGGTGTAGATAGACAAGAGTAGTtcttttagttattaaaaaatctGATTCCAAGTGTCCTCCTTACAAGGCATATGAATGAGATTTTTGCTGGTATTCATAATTCAGAATACTGTCATGAGAAGGTATGCATCCTACAATTGCTTTTGCATTCTTTTTTCTATACATATTTGTTGGATTTATGTTGAAATAGGCGTAGTaacattttcaactgcaaaTCAAACATGCATTAAATTGCATGATATAAAAGTTtggaaacaaaaatagaattcaacaaaaatataaaaactaaaaacatattttatctctttttacaattatttacttttttttcttggaagATTTTAAGATTGAGGAAACCAAGGtatcaaaacaaaataagaactaagaataacaattttatGAACTTAAGATACTTAAGGAgaacttttgtttaattttaatgtttggTTACTTTTTTAAGACTTAAAGGCTTGAACTTGTTTATTTCCTTGACTTTTGTTGGTATACTTGTTTATTTTGCTCAAGACATATAACTTTTTATTGTTAACTATGAATGTTTCATGgattttggttaatttttaaaaatttgtagcatttatatgtatatggtattaattatttaatatgtataaaaaaattcacaatagcTGTCATCTTGCTATGGCCTATCTTGCTATAGGGTAGGGTTTTGGGGTTGGCTGCTATGCACTGCTATCTGAGATTGATAACTATGGAAATAACAATTATAGGTGTAGATAGACAAGAGTAGTtcttttagttattaaaaaatctGATTCCAAGTGTCCTCCTTACAAGGCATATGAATGAGATTTTTGCTGGTATTCATAATTCAGAATACTGTCATGAGAAGGTATGCATCCTACTTTCCTAGTGGATGATAAATTCTGTTCGTTTCTAAGATCATGTGATAAATTGACTCCACTCCCACCTGCTTGTTGTTTCTGTTGTTGGCTGGGGCTCCTCACAATGTCTTGGACTGAGATTAACTTAAGCTAATGTATATAGTGTCtatccttttttataattttaacattgtgtaatttaaaaacttatattttcatTGTTGTAGATTCCTGGACCTCCTACTTCAAAAGGAGAAACTATAGAGAACAACAAGAAAATTGGTCTTTGGGCAGTGAAGTTACCTTCAGCAGATTCAATTGTAGTTCGACGAACGCTAGGGATTCTAACAGAAAACCTCCATGGTCTCCCTGGGCTGAACGAGAGTGCTGAGACAGTTGAGAAAAGGGAAGCCTTCTGGTCATCTGTGAAGCCAGCTCATTTTGGTGTGAAAATAGGCTCAAAATCTTTCTTGGGCATTCTCCGAATCATCATGGTTGGAGTTTTCATTGGTCTTTTTGGAAGTATTGGTTTTGGAAGGCAGCTTCTTTTGAAATTTCCTGAAATATTCAGCCTTGGTTGGTTCAGGAAGAATGGCCCCTCTGAAGAGGAGGTGGAAAGTGCTTCCTTCAAGATGTGGTTTGTTGGACATGGTTATAGTGATGGGAGCATTGCTTCACAGGGAAACACAAAACCTGACATGGAGATTGTAACAAGGGTTATGGGACCTGAAGTTGGATATCTGACCACACCAATAATTCTTATTCAGTGTGCTCTTGTTCTTCTCTGCCAACGTGACAGCCTTCCAAAAGGAGGAGTTTACCCTCCTGGGATCATCTTTGGTCCAACTGATCTCCAGGAAAGACTTCAACAAAATGGAATATCCTTTGATGTCATCTCAAAAAGCACCATTTCTTGACTTTTGCAGTTTAGTAGAAACAAGTACTGTTCATAAAac from Glycine soja cultivar W05 chromosome 8, ASM419377v2, whole genome shotgun sequence includes:
- the LOC114422674 gene encoding probable mitochondrial saccharopine dehydrogenase-like oxidoreductase At5g39410, with translation MEEEQNGGRFDLIILGASGFTGKYVLREALKFLNTPSSPLKSIAIAGRSPQKLTQALQWASRPNPPPSLPILTADTADPSSLRSLCARTGLLLNCVGPFRLHGEPVVAACAAAGCDYLDISGEPEFMERVEAAHHERAVETGALVVSACGFDSVPAELGVMFNSRQWMGPAAPNRVEAYVALESEKRIVGNFATYESAVLGVANAHQLQQLRRSRPRKPRPQIPGPPTSKGETIENNKKIGLWAVKLPSADSIVVRRTLGILTENLHGLPGLNESAETVEKREAFWSSVKPAHFGVKIGSKSFLGILRIIMVGVFIGLFGSIGFGRQLLLKFPEIFSLGWFRKNGPSEEEVESASFKMWFVGHGYSDGSIASQGNTKPDMEIVTRVMGPEVGYLTTPIILIQCALVLLCQRDSLPKGGVYPPGIIFGPTDLQERLQQNGISFDVISKSTIS